The stretch of DNA aaaagcgGTAAGGAAGAGGCAGAAAAGAAAGTGGAAAAGCCGAAGAAAGCTCGTACTGTAACGAAGAAAGTGGCAGACGTCGAGTCGAAAAACGTGAAACGAGTGGATAGTAACGTTGatgatagaaatgaaatcgaaGAAGCGATCGAAGAGAACAACTCGGCGAAAGGGGATCTCGGATACGTGGAAGAAGCTTCGATCGATCTCGGTGTATCTACGAATCAAGAATCGCAACAGGAAGGATTAAAGGAATTATCGGAGACTTGTCAAGGAGATCGCTCGAAGGACGAAAAATCGACCGGagctaaaaagaaaattagcaAAAAAGTCAGCAAGAAGAATACAAAGGCAAGTATGGAAAAAATAAGTGAACGTGActcgaaagaaatgaattttcctATTGAAGGTACCTCCTCAACGAACGAAGAACAACGAGTCGAGGGAAATGATAAATCGGAAAGTAACCAAAACgtgattgaaaaagaagaggccAGTTTCGCGAAGACAAACGatagtattatttctttggaAATAAGGGACGACGAAAGGTTCGAGGAGGATTTGCAAAAATCTCGATCAAACGAGACtgtaaatatttcatctttAATTGAGGAAGAGCAGGAAATATGCGATAATCAAAACCAGAAGGATCGTAACGTTCAAGAATATGATCTCAATATTCAGCTCGATGCGAGCACTCCAAAGAAATTGGATAACGATGGTAATATAATTCAAGTAAAGGAAGAACTCGAGGACGAGCGTTTCTTCAATGAAATCGATTATTCTACTAATAACGATCTAGAGAAGGATGCGGATtcggaaaagaattttaataaaacgtcgCAAGTGATAAACGATGAAGAAGTTTCAAATTTGAGAAATCCGgtaaaatcgataatcgtaAAACCAGAAAACGTTACTAGATCGCCCGAAACCTCTAAGCCCGCAAAGCACAATCctacgaagaaagaagcaaaatcGAAAGTTAAACAATCGAAACAtaaaaaacgtaagaaaagAATCATCCTACTCGTACCTAATCGATTGTCAAAGTGagattcgtttcattttttatatgtttttcaATGTTATAGAAACCGACAGATCGTTGGAGCGACAAAATCAGAGCAAACGTAagcgattaaaagaaaaagagctacgaaaatgtgaaaagaaaattcaaaatacCATGGAGGGATTAAAAGATCAGATAAATAAGCTGGTGAAAGACATAAGATATCTCGGAGGTAAACTTTTGTAAActttttcgttgtttttttttttttcctattaatGCActgattaaaatttcttttttatttttgtcctaaaagaaaatagatcttcctcttctaccgACGACAGTTCCGAAAAGGAGTCATCGAGCTCCTCTGACGAATATACTTCCGAAAAGGAGTATTCCGCTTCCTCCGACGATTACTACACTTCCGAAGAGGAGACCTCGTACGAATTATCTTCGGAGTCTTCCTCAAAACTTGTCTTAGAAACTTCCGAGGAATGTTCCTGTCCATCCTGCATGTcatcaaaatataattcttcgaCGTCCAACTCGGACTCGGAATACACGATCTGTTCCTGTTCAAATCATTACAGTTCTACGGAAAGTGATGATTCTTAACCCTTTTGAatacttttacaaaaattgatctagaaatatgaaatcatttttaattgtatttttatcaatttatcaatgacattcgatatatttatgttcGCGTTAAATGTCTTATCTCGTTgctattatatgtaaaaataatgaatttttagatTTGAATCATTAGAATAATCTCAAAGTTATCGTACGTTCCAGTtaatctataatttatttatccgtaatttatttttattcgtgatAATAATCACGGCTtgtaaatgaatgaattttatatttgaaattccgCGAAAGGCTCTTCAAACATGTAACGTTATCGTTCTAATTTCCACGAATGTATCActgtattaataatgaaacaaataaattattcccaATCCTTTCGTCATAGCCGTcagttttatttccttttccaatAATCGATCATTCTACGTCGAAGGTCGTAACAGGTTTGATCTGTCGAAACGATGAGAAAGTTTCccaattaaatctttttgttcctttttctttttttctttttttttttttcttttacgaaagaaCTCGTATCTCGTATCTCAAGGAAATTGCATATTtagataaaggaagaagataggaGAAACGAGATAACTGTCACGAGTCAATTTTTGGGCTCGACGTAAATACAGGTTGCGTCAGATACGAGATAGCGTTTCACGGAATGCCCAGAggcaatattataattatgttttcCACGATTCTCAAAACATCGTCACGGCTACTcccatcatttttctttctctttcgacttgacttttctttcttttctcgttctttcttctacttctcttttttttttacacaccTTGCGCGCGACGCTGCACCCAATATCGTTGTTCTGGCACCCGATCGATTCGTTCCTTCGAGGAGGGGACGCGTGGGCGCTCTGACTAAACGCTTCTGCGTCTCTCTTCTcccctctttttatctctccttctctctttatctttctctttagtttCGTTTCAACGAAAACGAGAGACATCACGTGTAGACGATTCAAAAACGACGTATTTAAGCTGACATCATCATCTTTCCCTCGGTAACGTACGACGAACTGTAAAGTTTTTctgatattttctaatacgaCGCATTATTTTGAGTTATTTTCgtttgcaagaaaaaaagaaaaagaaaagaaagaaaaatacgtctATCAAGAACAAACTGTGTTTCCGTAGACCGAGCGACGAGATAAGTTTCTCTTTCGCGGAATAGGCCAGATTTATTGAAAATCTATGACTAGACTATTTCCGAGAGGACAAAGTAGAACGCTAGTTTCAAAGTTTTGTGATAATctatgtgtacacacacacacacacacacacataaatggatcgacgataataaatttgaattagGCTCTTCGAAAAAATCAAAGACACGAAAGACATTTTTTCGGAAATGACGCTCGATCCCGATCGCGGAAAGGTCCGGAAACGTAAAAAGAGATCGAGGCAGATAGAACGAGTCTCTTGAATCGAAATGTcaaaacgttcgatcgttcggcCGTTAAACGAGAACTATTGTCGTTAGAAGGACAGACGGGGAAGAACGACGACAAGTACGACAGGAAATGTTCGTCCCTATATCAAAGTTTCAACGACGTCACCTTTACGCTGTGTAAAATCAACGGATTGTCGAGCTTACAATTTCTATTTGCATCTCTGTTGCGTACGCTTCTTAACGACGCTCTTTTCCTACCCCGGAAATCGAGTCGACGTTGAATACGATTCGACACGTGATATACGCAGCTTGGCTTAACGAACCGAAGAAACACAGCCCGAGATGAGgaaaatgacgatgacgactacGACGTATTACACAATAGCCCTACTTGCATTTAAATTTGCATCGCCACACCGCCggtttcttctatttatacTTTAATACCACGAGCCGCTGTTACGGTCCAGCGAACTATggacatacatatgtacttatgtatacttgacatagattttataaatacttgcAGGTGCAAATTCAATTACGAATCGGTCACGCATTCTGCGTcgattttttttactattttttttactgttcgatcgttttcttttattcctttctttcttttttttcctcttcttgctttttcattcgtcagtcagaaaaaaaaaagaacgaatgtaCTTTCGAGAAACGCTGGGTATTCTCCGATCgtatcgttttcgtttttatttatttaccagGGGTAAATAAACTTCCcaataagaaggagaagaggacgaaaggaaaaagaggaaagccCGTCATCATCTTCTGATTATTGTCAACAGCTGGAACGCAAATGCATCGCTATCATATTCTAAAATCAAATTCCGAGCTCtctaagatattttctttggcCTGTTACCAGTTAAGTCGAAAATTGTCGATATCGAAATGCTCGCCTAGCGCCGCGTATCGTACGGTTTACTTTGCACAACACGTTTGtggattatgaaaatataatcctGAGTTTCGGCCCGTGTCGAACCGCCTTAGACCGACATGAGTCTTTGAATATAAGTAAACTAAGCGAATTTTCATGGAAGAATTTTAGAAATCACGAACataagataaatagagaaagagagaaagagagagaaagaaatacgtgTTGTCAGCTAATACACAAATTTCGTAGGAAATGTTTTCTTACTTCCtgcatataaatttgtttacttacaagtgtagaaaatgaaaaaaaaaaataaacgcaaCTCAAAGTATACTAATTCTTCGTAAGAACGTTCaaaacatttcttctttctctttttttttttttttacgaacctaaaaatattacgaataataaaataaagtttgatattttcaggcaattaaaaaaacaaacgatcgGATTGTTGATCAGACTTACAGCActgagagggaaggagagagaaagatagagatagagagagagagagagagagagagagagataaagagaaaaaaaaattaaaaaaaaaatacaaaaaaaaatgataagggTAACGAGCGTTACTCTTCTTACTTCACCCTCGtagattctctttctcgattcaCGTCTGCGCGGCATGGCGGCGTGTCTATAAAAGCGACGCTGGGCGTCGCGATGCCTCCAGACGCGAGATACGCGTACGACTGAAAATGTGAACGCGCTCTACCggcttcttttattctcttaacGTCGTTTATCTCATTGAACGACGTTGATCTGTCGTCGATCGTTATTTGACAAGGAGGAGCGATTAGTGTGacaaactttattttctttttttcacgtgAGAAACTCTCGTACTATTtattcattgttatttttaaacgacgaTCGTccaagagacagaaaaaagaacgtcGTCTTTGATCCCGTGGAAGAtgtaaatgagaaagaagatactCGGAAAGACTTTTCGGTGACAAGGCAAGTGAAACGGACACTCGAGTGATCTCGAATAGTAAATAATCTATCgcgaagagagatagagaaggagggaaaaagaaaaagagagagagagagagaagattcgaCGTCTAGCTTGTGCAGTGAATCCTTCGTGATAATTTATTCGGGACTTCGATCGTGGTAAGTTCGCAAAGCTTCTTAGATGGATGTCAAATATATAGGATATTACGCAATCTGTATCAACGAGAAATAAgtcttttgaaaatgattaagtCGATGCGTTTTATTCGATCGCACAAACGTTTCGTCATTGTCATCGCTGACTACACGAGCCTTCGACACAATAGCTTTGACGTAATTAATAatccattttttattcctctctcttctttctctccttactTTCCTATCTCGCTCTATCGAAGTAACGATATTCGTAGAACACGAGTGTTCAATTTTCCGTGAATCCTGCTATTTAGACACGAACGATCAATGTGTCGCTAATGGAACATTCGCGAGATAACGAGTCGAAAATTATGGACGATATTTATGTGATATTTATCGATTCCAAAAAACGACGAGACGTGAGCCTGACGTTTTGCCATATACACCTATATCTGCATATTGATAACTGATATCTCGgcaaaacgatattaatatttttttttttttgcaacgaTAACGAGGAGAATACTTAGAGATTATTGATCGCCGAGGAAGACGATACGAGGTGCTCAAGTTAATTCTTTTAAGAACGCGAAAACTACTACTAATTGGTTTATGTTATCTTTGAAGAAACCTGCAATTTACTTTGAACGATCTCCGAATACGATATTCCTACgagagataattattattgacgcgtgatcgatcatcgattcgTTCAATCACTCGATTCGATgttaaattcgatattaaaaaaggaacaattaatttctctcCCGGAGGAAGCGAACTTATGTCAACGAGTATCGATCGTTAGACCTTTTGAATAAAACGTTTCTACTATATATCGATCTATATACTCGAAAATAGATAGCCGATATTTAATTTCAGGAATCATAAAGAACGTCCAGTTTTgccaaaaataaaatcaccACGTCGAATCGATAATCATCCATTTCTGGGACACATTTATCATCCGAATGCAACAAAGTTAACTTTAGCGGTCCGTAATAACTCATATAAAGTACGTATCGAGTGGCTCATAAAATCCTTTCGACGaattttatcgagataaatTCAGCGTATCGAAATATCACAAACTTTTCGACTCTGAATTCTGTCACGTTTGTCTTGATCAAGTATGGACGATGTATtactcgaaaaaataaaaaagaaagaaaaaaagaaagtagaaagaaagaaagaagaatattgaCTTAGTCATCCAATGGCGTTACGCAGTCTGCTGATTCACTGCGTAGGTCATTCCCTCGTAAAACGACTCACTCGtatctatttctataatttcgtagttcttttataataagaacGGATAGGCCTTTAAAATATCGAGGAGGAAAGTGTCAAGCTGAAAGGCATtgcttaataataaaaaataaaatcaaagtcGTGCCGtgaaatttatgtttttcGATGAACGAGACACCTTCGTCAACACGTGCATCCTTTCCACGCTACTTAACcctttctcgatcgtttcattGGACACACGCATTCACATCAAAGAAtcattctctcactctctctctctctctctctcactctccacCCCTCGCACGACATTAAAATAGACGCGGTAAACAGAAATGCTAAATATACTTGCGCCTAAGGCTTGTCAGAACGAACCAGTGTTAACCGGTctagtaaaaataaagaaaaataatgatgacgttcttgggaaaaaaaaaagaaaagaaagaaaaaaaaagaaaaatgcgatCGAATGAAGCAAATCTCCCGACGGTTAAGATTCGATAGCTTTTTTTACTTCCGGATATGCACACACGTCAGAACTCGAACATCGACGCGACGATAAATTTAGGAAAAGTCGATTTCGAACGAGCGTCCCTATTTGAATCGATGCCAAACTTCCTTCGACTCCGTCAGGGTTTCTAGAAAGTCGCGAGATCTCCTCCGCTAGCCAGATTGCGTTGGCCAAACCGAGGTCCTTGCTATTGATCTAGGAGCCGGCTGTAAAGGTCCTGGGTTCACCCGGCCACCCCCTCCCTTCGTCCTCACCCTGCTTCCTTCTGCTTTCTATGCCAtgctcttttctccttccaaGAACTTTACATCTTTTACCGATCCATGCCGTTTCGGTTGCGAATTTCCTCGCTGCTTTTGAAAGGCGCCAGACATGTGGATAGACCGAGAATACGTGTTTgcgaaattataaaaactcGTCAAAAGATCGAGGATACGAGTCTCGAACAAGTTCCTCGTTAAGTTGCCTAAGAGACGATCGTAATTAATTTCCTCTtagacattatatatttttcatttaatcgatttcgtttctttcttcttttttattactatttggCTTAGccacgtctctctctctctctctctctctctctctctctctctctctctctctctcttcctctctccatATCTTCTCCCTCGTACGAATATATTACCGAGCAGGGGCGTGAATCAACAAAGTTATAAATCGGTGGATCAAGCATAAATCTCCGTAAGAGATCCCCGACGATTTGGACGGTACGTTTACATCGTGCGCGCATGCAGCTGGACGAATGACGCACGTGGAAACGTGCGTTCGAGCCTCGGATCGTCTTTGCtacaaaatcgatattaatgttgcacgttaaatatatttgatagcTCCATAACAGTTTGATTAACTAAGATGAAATCGGATTTTACGTTCGACGATATTCTTGAGGAAATGAGAAAACGTTATTATCAATCTTTCCTTTGTAAAATCCCTTCGTATATTATACCTCTCTAGATAGAACGAACGGCCGGTGCTCGAAGCGGACTGACATAACTATTTTTGAAGTAGGGCGCGCTTTGTCACTGCATCGGAAACGTAAATATCCTCTTTTCACCCgttagaagaaaggaaggcaTCCATCACTCGGAGCAGACCCTCGTGCTTTCCTCACGGATGTCTCGCGTCATCGATGCATTCATCGTTTTCCGATCGAGCCGGTCGACGTTCGTATAATCGATACGTCTAGTAAACTTGCGACACTCGATCTAACGAGATTCGCTCGCACGGAGAAACTGGTGACAAAGTCGAGACGGTTTCCAGCACCCCACGTAAAACGATGCATTCGTGCGTTAAATCGTACGCCGCCCGTACCGAAGCCTCGCCTCCTCCCAATTCCACGCTTCCTATCCTCGGGGTAGCAATCCCTCGAACCGGAAAACTACGCTGACGTAAGGATGACGTTGAGACGATAAACTTCCTGAAGATCGATTAATGCTTTGCTTTGCTTGATTAATTTAATCCCGCTGACAGGAAATGTAGCGATTTCGCAAAGGTTCAACGCCGATGTCCTGTTAATGTCAGACGAGCGTGTTAGATAATAGAACGGTTTGCGTATTTCCTTGTTGATGTCGAAAGAATGACGTCAATTAAGAGTACATAAATCGTCTTAGATATCACTATCCACGTGCGAACGATCACTGAAATTTATAATCCTCCTCTTTGATGTTTCAGATGAAGCTGCACGAGAAGAAGGAATCGGGTATCCATAGGATACAAGAGGTACCGCTCGAAGAGTTGGATCTAGCAAAGGAGTACAATGTGGAGAAGACTTTGGGCGAGGGTAGTTTCGCCAAGATCCTTCTCGCGACGCATAGGGCAACGCAAACGAGGGTGGTCCTCAAGGCGGTTCATCAGGAACTCACCACCGAAAAGGATTTCTTTCGGGAATTCCATTACTCCTATCATCTCAGTCCGCATCCTAGTATACTCTGTTCTTACGCGGTTGCCTTCAAGGCCGAGAAATGTTACTTCTTCGCTCAGGAATACGCGCCGTTCGGGGATCTATCCGGAAACGTAAAAGCCGGAGGATTAGGCGAAGATGCCTGCAAGAGAATCGCCGGACAATTGGCTTCGGCTCTCGACTTCCTTCATTCCAAGCAACTGGCACACCGAGATATTAAACTCGAGAACGTGCTGGTGTTCGCTCAAGACATGTCCAAGATAAAGCTCTGCGACTTTGGTAGTACGAAACGCGAGGGTAGTCTAGTGAACAAAATCAGATGCACCTGGGTGCCGTTTCAGCCGCCTGAGATCTACGAGGTTATCAAGAACGAAAGGTACGCCTGCAAGAGAAGCGCCGATTGCTGGCAATTCGGCATAGTCCTCTTCGTCTGTCTGACAGGCAATCCACCCTGGCAGAGTGCCGACCTGATCCAGGATCCGGATTACTCGGGTTTTCAGAGATGGCTCAAAAGACGTACCACCAAAATACCACCGACTTTCAGACGTTTCACGCCACGGCTTTTGAGGTACTTCAGGCGAGCCTTCGAGCACAAGCCCGAGAAGAGACCGCACGTGACGGAGATCAACAAATACCTGAAAGATTCTTGGTGCATCAGCAAAATCAGTCACAGTGCTACCTCCACGTCGGTCGACGTGAACGAGAGCCTAGCCAGGAGAGGCGACAGCCTTCTCTATTTGGACACGATCGTGGACGATCGTCACAACGTCGACGAGAACAAGAACAAACTGAGAAAACTCTTAAACAGTTACGGTCTCGAGACGACGGTCGATCAGAAGGTTGTAACGAAGAGAATCTGGGAATGGGTGATGCAATGCGATTCCACCATCCACGATCCCAGTTTCATAGGTGGATTTGGTACGGAGAATATGTGAGAGATGGTTAAATCTTTCAGCGAACCGTGCTTGCAGAGCATCAAGCAGGAACGCAAGTACAGCCTGGCAGATCTCGACGTGCAAGTCGAACGTGCGAAATAATGCCGTGGTGGCGAATAAGCTTAGTAAGCTATCGAACTGCATTATCCATGACGTGGACGTCGAGTGCAATTTCATGCATCGATCACATCTCCAACGTGTTCAGTAATACCGTGTGATAGACTTTATCGACGGACCGATAATCGATGAACTCTTCGCGTCTTTCGAAATCGTTCAAGGGCGATACCGATAAAAAACATGACGAGGTCGTAAGGTCGCGCGATGCAGAAGTGTACGAGTGACTTATCGACGATGcaagaagaagacgagagagagagagagagagagagagagagagagag from Vespula pensylvanica isolate Volc-1 chromosome 11, ASM1446617v1, whole genome shotgun sequence encodes:
- the LOC122633053 gene encoding serine-rich adhesin for platelets-like isoform X1, whose amino-acid sequence is MSTKPQRKIDAVDRVRIGWIINLILNHKTQEEIAKDIADGILNFEEIEEMFPWRYVQELRRGNLESTQNFLYRFTQISDDRMKVILDKFLRQKSRNEIIKLIRDHALKLDKLQVSYLWKYVMENKENVNSEATSSTSLMSPNEQIVIESRESSNMGTKKKQTTKKSDMKETKKSKKKETKKSDEEETKKSGKEEAEKKVEKPKKARTVTKKVADVESKNVKRVDSNVDDRNEIEEAIEENNSAKGDLGYVEEASIDLGVSTNQESQQEGLKELSETCQGDRSKDEKSTGAKKKISKKVSKKNTKASMEKISERDSKEMNFPIEGTSSTNEEQRVEGNDKSESNQNVIEKEEASFAKTNDSIISLEIRDDERFEEDLQKSRSNETVNISSLIEEEQEICDNQNQKDRNVQEYDLNIQLDASTPKKLDNDGNIIQVKEELEDERFFNEIDYSTNNDLEKDADSEKNFNKTSQVINDEEVSNLRNPVKSIIVKPENVTRSPETSKPAKHNPTKKEAKSKVKQSKHKKQTDRSLERQNQSKRKRLKEKELRKCEKKIQNTMEGLKDQINKLVKDIRYLGENRSSSSTDDSSEKESSSSSDEYTSEKEYSASSDDYYTSEEETSYELSSESSSKLVLETSEECSCPSCMSSKYNSSTSNSDSEYTICSCSNHYSSTESDDS
- the LOC122633054 gene encoding serine/threonine-protein kinase meng-po, with translation MKLHEKKESGIHRIQEVPLEELDLAKEYNVEKTLGEGSFAKILLATHRATQTRVVLKAVHQELTTEKDFFREFHYSYHLSPHPSILCSYAVAFKAEKCYFFAQEYAPFGDLSGNVKAGGLGEDACKRIAGQLASALDFLHSKQLAHRDIKLENVLVFAQDMSKIKLCDFGSTKREGSLVNKIRCTWVPFQPPEIYEVIKNERYACKRSADCWQFGIVLFVCLTGNPPWQSADLIQDPDYSGFQRWLKRRTTKIPPTFRRFTPRLLRYFRRAFEHKPEKRPHVTEINKYLKDSWCISKISHSATSTSVDVNESLARRGDSLLYLDTIVDDRHNVDENKNKLRKLLNSYGLETTVDQKVVTKRIWEWVMQCDSTIHDPSFIGGFGTENM
- the LOC122633053 gene encoding serine-rich adhesin for platelets-like isoform X2, translated to MFPWRYVQELRRGNLESTQNFLYRFTQISDDRMKVILDKFLRQKSRNEIIKLIRDHALKLDKLQVSYLWKYVMENKENVNSEATSSTSLMSPNEQIVIESRESSNMGTKKKQTTKKSDMKETKKSKKKETKKSDEEETKKSGKEEAEKKVEKPKKARTVTKKVADVESKNVKRVDSNVDDRNEIEEAIEENNSAKGDLGYVEEASIDLGVSTNQESQQEGLKELSETCQGDRSKDEKSTGAKKKISKKVSKKNTKASMEKISERDSKEMNFPIEGTSSTNEEQRVEGNDKSESNQNVIEKEEASFAKTNDSIISLEIRDDERFEEDLQKSRSNETVNISSLIEEEQEICDNQNQKDRNVQEYDLNIQLDASTPKKLDNDGNIIQVKEELEDERFFNEIDYSTNNDLEKDADSEKNFNKTSQVINDEEVSNLRNPVKSIIVKPENVTRSPETSKPAKHNPTKKEAKSKVKQSKHKKQTDRSLERQNQSKRKRLKEKELRKCEKKIQNTMEGLKDQINKLVKDIRYLGENRSSSSTDDSSEKESSSSSDEYTSEKEYSASSDDYYTSEEETSYELSSESSSKLVLETSEECSCPSCMSSKYNSSTSNSDSEYTICSCSNHYSSTESDDS